From the genome of Sporomusa sphaeroides DSM 2875:
CAACCCCGTTGACTGCCTGTAAACGCTTTTCCAGGAGGTCTTCGGCCAATATCGTCAACTCCCGCTGACTCAAATTGCCTGTTAAGGCAATGGACATAATGGGCGTATCGTCAGGGTCAAAGCGCAAAACCGTAGGCGTTTTGGCTTCATCCGGCAGCTTGGCCTGCAGGGTTCCCAATTTATCGCGTACGCTTTGAGCGGCAGAGTCGGCATTGGTGTCCATGGTAAATTGAATAATGGTGGTTGACACACCTTCACTTACCGTGGACATAATATGATCAACACCGGCTACCACGCCGACAGCATCTTCTACCTCTTTCGTAATTTTGGACTCCACTTGCTCCGGGGCTGCCCCAGGGTATAGAACCTGAACAGCAACAACCGGTATTTCAACACTAGGATATTGATCAACATCCAGGGACATGTAGCTAACCATGCCGATGACTACCAGCGCCAAAATAATTACGGTTGCAAATACCGGGCGCTTGATGCTAATCTCCGTAAGTTTCATAGATTTTCTCTCCTACTCTATGGCGCCACGCGAACGGCATCACCGTCATGGAGCCGGCTCACACTGGTGATAATAACCTGTTCGCCCGCCTCTAGCCCGGATTTTACAACAATTGTACTGCCGGTTACTTCACCGATCTCAATTGGTTTGCGGACAGCCTTGCCATTCTCCAAAGTAAAAACATAATAGGCGTCCTGTCTTTGGATAACAGCCGCCTGAGGCACGGTAAGCGCCTGAATACTTTCACCGGTAACCAATTGTACATTGGCAAACATGCCTGACTTTAATTCCCCGCCGGCATTATCGATCTTAATCTTGGTACGGAACATTCTGCTTGCCGAACCGGCATCCGGGTTCATAACATCCACTACACCGGTGAAGACTTTATCCGGATACGCATCAATCGTAACATGGGCCTGCTGACCAATGTTAACCCGGCCCAAATCCTTCTGCTCTACCGGGATTACAGCATATATCTGGTCAATATCCTGCACCACCATTAAGGCAGCCCCCGGCGAGACCACCTGGCCGACAGTCACCGTTTTATTGGCCACTACCCCGTCAACAGGTGAGCTAATTACGCCGTAGCTGAACTGCTGCTCGGCACTGCTTTGATTGGCAGTCGCACTCGACACATCGGCTTCAGCCGATTTTAGCTTGGCTTTGGCATTATCCAGCTGCTGCTCGGAAACGGCGCCAATATCAGCCAGTCGTTTATACCGGTTAAAATCATTAAGCGCCAGTTCGTAGTTTACCTGCGCCTTGCGCACCGAGTCGCCGGCTTGGCGGGCTGTGTTGATTAATTCGACAGTCTCCAGCTTAACCAGCGGCTGACCGGCTTTAACCGTTTGTCCCTCCTGCACCAGCACCTGCTCCACCCTGCCGGAAATTTTAGCGCTCACGGTGGCTGAAATTTGTCCTTCCAGCGTTCCGTTAGCGTTCAGGCTGGGAACAGTCTCGATATAGCCGGCTGCCGCCACCTTGACACTTATGCCTTTGTCAGGCACGACAGCCTGCTCTTTACTGGCAAACACGCCACTGCGAAATAATAAAGTTACCCCTGCCACTAAAATCAGCGGGATTAACCAGTGTTTCGGTTCCCATTTTTTCATTGAACCAGACCCCCATCCAAATTTTACTGTATTCCGAGCTGGGCATACCTACCAGTCGGTATGTCTTGGCTAAAAAATTTAGCGCCTTGTATACTGCGCTAAACCTTCAGTAACATCCAGACATTATCCAGCATGCGCTGCCGCATGGCCTCTGACTGGAATTGGCTGCCCAAGGATATTTGACCATTTGTCATGGCAATAATATTGGCTGCCAGAGCATAGCTGTCAAAGCCGCTCTTTATTTCCCCTTTTTCCATGGCTGTCTCAAGCTTCCTGGCAAAAGCCTCACAGGCTGAGACCCGGCCTGTTTCTATGCGCTGCTGAATATCGGGAAACTTACCTAGTATTTCGATGGCAAAATGAGCACAATCCACACTATATTGGCCATCTACTCCCAGCAAATCCTTCGCATATTGCTCCGGCGTTTTTTCCACAATCAGGGCGTGCAGCACTTCCCTGAGGGTATTGCGATCGTCCAGCAGCGCACTATAGTTAGCTTCAAGACGGTCAAACAAATAGTGCAGCGCTACCTGCAGCAATTCATCCTTGCTGGAAAAATAATGGTAGATGCCTCCCTTGGTAATGTTAACTTCATTAGCAACGTCAACCAGCGAAACCGATTTATAACCGCGGGTTAAAAACAAACGCAAAGCGGCTATAACAATATTCTCTTTGGTCATACCATCATCTGCCTTCTCCCATGACTTTTGCATACCTACCAGTCGGTATGTACCTATTATCCCCTATGAATTAAGGTATTGTCAATAGAAAAGTGGGTGGTGGATAATACTTCCGTCTGTGCCGGGTCTTGTGCCGGCACGCAAAGCTTATACATTCTGGTTAGACCAAAAAAAATACGCCCGCAAGGACGCTAGCACAGCATATTTATTTTTGTTCCTATTTGGGGTTGAAGCTCTTTTTCTAAAACACTCTTAAATGATGTTTCCGGCCTTTTCTTCGATGAGTAAGTCTTTTCGTCATATTGGTTTTGCATTTGTGATTTTACGCCGGGAAATACCGGGGCAACCTTTACAACCTTCAAAACTCTCACCTTCCATATTTTTACTTTTACATATTCGCTTTATGGTATTTTTTCCCTGCTATTCATTTCTATATTTTTACATTTTGTCCGGTTTGGCCAATAAAATACCGCCAACGTTAAATAATAGCGTTGGCGGTCAGGTAAAACCCAGGATCAACTGGTAGCGTCATCGGGACCAGCTGAGGAATTGTTCATTGTTTGCGTAAATAAATTTGTCAGAGGAACCAGGAAAAGATAAAATGCATATATTATGAAACCTGAATCTGCCGATAATGCCGCTGCCGGAACGGCTCCGGCAATATTCCAGGGGATAAGAGGCGATATTACAATTACGGTATTCTCCAGATCAAGCGCCAGCCGGTAGTTGCTGAGACGTTTTCTTTCATAAAGTTTGTGGGTAATTTGATGGGTAAGCATAACTGCCAGGGTTTGGTTGCAGCTAAAAGCGGCTGTGGCTATGCTTGACAGTATCATCGTCGGATATGTATTGATTTTTTGGTCAAGTCTTTCAAAAAACTGTTCAACATCCCGCAACAAACCGGTTCCCTCGAATATTCCGGCATAGGCGGAAGAAATCAGCACAATCAGCGATACCTTCAGCATGGAGTATAGGCCGCCGCCCTGGATTATCTCAGAGAAAACGCCGCTTGTATCCGTCGTGTAACCTGTAAGAATATAGTTCAGCATTTGTGCCCAAGAAGCACCTTGCACGAAAATAGCAATTAGAATACCGGATACAATGCTGATACTCATCGACAGCTTGACATCCACCTTAAAGGCAGCAAGCAGCAGAATAATGACAGCAGGAAACAGCACAACCAGGTCTGTATTGAACGAATTGGCAATTTCATTGCCGATGGAGTTTTCATAAAAAGCCAGCGGATTTGCCTGAGATAAATACAGGTAACCGATGATGGACAACGCAAAAGGGATCACCCCCGTTTTGGTCATATTAGCTATATTGGTATACAGCTTAGTATGGGTCAAGGCGGCTACCAGATTGGCACTGGAAGACATGGCCGAGCATCTGTCCCCAAAATAGGCGCCGGCAATAATGGCACCGGCAGCCATATTAATATCTACATTGCCGCTTTGCGCCAGAACGATAAGCACTACCCCTATGGTTCCCACTGTTCCGAAAGAGGTTCCCAGCAGGAAAGAAACCAGGCAGGACAACAGGAACGCAGATACAATAAAATAATCGGCATTCATAAACAAAATTCCATAATACACAATAAAAGAGATGGTGCCACAGGCTCGCCAAACCGCAGTGATAGCGCCAATTAATACAAAAATCCTGATAACAATCAGGGATTTTTTTGAGCCGTTAAGCATCATGGCAAATAAACCAGGCAAGGTAAAG
Proteins encoded in this window:
- a CDS encoding efflux RND transporter periplasmic adaptor subunit, encoding MKKWEPKHWLIPLILVAGVTLLFRSGVFASKEQAVVPDKGISVKVAAAGYIETVPSLNANGTLEGQISATVSAKISGRVEQVLVQEGQTVKAGQPLVKLETVELINTARQAGDSVRKAQVNYELALNDFNRYKRLADIGAVSEQQLDNAKAKLKSAEADVSSATANQSSAEQQFSYGVISSPVDGVVANKTVTVGQVVSPGAALMVVQDIDQIYAVIPVEQKDLGRVNIGQQAHVTIDAYPDKVFTGVVDVMNPDAGSASRMFRTKIKIDNAGGELKSGMFANVQLVTGESIQALTVPQAAVIQRQDAYYVFTLENGKAVRKPIEIGEVTGSTIVVKSGLEAGEQVIITSVSRLHDGDAVRVAP
- a CDS encoding TetR family transcriptional regulator, whose protein sequence is MQKSWEKADDGMTKENIVIAALRLFLTRGYKSVSLVDVANEVNITKGGIYHYFSSKDELLQVALHYLFDRLEANYSALLDDRNTLREVLHALIVEKTPEQYAKDLLGVDGQYSVDCAHFAIEILGKFPDIQQRIETGRVSACEAFARKLETAMEKGEIKSGFDSYALAANIIAMTNGQISLGSQFQSEAMRQRMLDNVWMLLKV
- a CDS encoding Na+/H+ antiporter NhaC family protein, with translation MDTIVVFILFFVALLVSLYNGVSILYPLLFGLVCFTLVAMRKGFTLPGLFAMMLNGSKKSLIVIRIFVLIGAITAVWRACGTISFIVYYGILFMNADYFIVSAFLLSCLVSFLLGTSFGTVGTIGVVLIVLAQSGNVDINMAAGAIIAGAYFGDRCSAMSSSANLVAALTHTKLYTNIANMTKTGVIPFALSIIGYLYLSQANPLAFYENSIGNEIANSFNTDLVVLFPAVIILLLAAFKVDVKLSMSISIVSGILIAIFVQGASWAQMLNYILTGYTTDTSGVFSEIIQGGGLYSMLKVSLIVLISSAYAGIFEGTGLLRDVEQFFERLDQKINTYPTMILSSIATAAFSCNQTLAVMLTHQITHKLYERKRLSNYRLALDLENTVIVISPLIPWNIAGAVPAAALSADSGFIIYAFYLFLVPLTNLFTQTMNNSSAGPDDATS